The genomic DNA TCGTATATTATGGCAATGCGAATAGCTAAGAGGAAAAAAGCACACACGGTTGCGGAGAGTTTGATTATGCCAGCAGCTTTAGAAATATGCGAGATAATGTTAGGAAAAGAAAGCAGCCGAAAATTACTGTCTATACCAGTATCAAACGATACCATCAGAAGGCGAATTTGCGACATGTCCAATGACATCCAATTACAATTGGTTGAGCGCCTACAAAGCAGTACATTTGCCATACAGTTGGACGAAAGTACCGATATTGCAGGCCAAGCGCAGTTACTGGTCTACGTTAGATATTGCTTTGACAATGATGTGGTCGAGGACTTTCTGTTCTGCAAACCTGTGCCACTTAGAACGACAGGTGAAGATATATTTGCAAtgctaaatgatttcttcattgctAACAAGCTTGAGTGGTCCAGCTGTATTGGAATTTGTACGGACGGAGCTGCAGCAATGACAGGTCATAAAAGTGGGGTTGTTGCACGCGTACGAACTGTTTCTCTGAATATTATTTCCACACATTGCATGATTCATCGCGAAGCTCTTGCTAGTAAGAATTTAAACGATTCCTTTGGTAAAGTGCTAAATACATGCATTAAACTAGTTAATTGGATAAAGTGCAGACCGTTGAATGAACGACTGTTTGCTGCACTGTGCGAAGAAAGCGGCTCAGATCATCGACATCTGCTGCTACACACAGAGGTTCGCTGGTTGTCACGCGGAAAGGTACTTCAACGCGTCTTCGAGCTTCGCAGTGAACTGGCAtcatttttaatggataaaaACTCAGAGCTGGTGAAGTTTGTTTCAGATAATGTATGGCTTGCAAAATTGGCTTACCTGGCTGATATCTTTTGTCAACTTAATGCACTTAACACATCACTGCAAGGCAGAGATTCAATTGTGTTGATAACAACAGACAAGATAACTGCCTTCAAGAAAAAGTTGAGAATATGGAAGACACgagtacaaaataaaagctgtgatatgtttgaactgttaactgaatttctgaatgaaaacaatatGGCCATTGATAACTTGGCAACAGATACCTTTGACCATTTGTCTTCGATGGAAGAATATTTGACAGGtacattccaacagataacaTTGCCGATTATGACTGGATCAGAAATCCATTCAGTTGTCAGCTTACCGACTTGACCGGGAAGGAAGAAGAACAGTTGGCTGAATTGTCTAGTGACAGAAGTCTCAAACTTAAATTTCAAGAACAAACATTGACTGCGTTTTGGTGCAACGTTAGGAACGAATATACGCTTTTAGCTGAGAGAGCATTGACTGTGCTGGTCCCATTTGCAACTACCTACCAGTGCGAAGCATCGTTCTCAGCATTAGCTGTGATAAAATCTAAGTTTAGATCACGTCTCCAGGTGGAAGATGACATTCGAGTGTGTCTATCAAAAATCTCACCAAGGATAGACCTTCTCTGCCGACAAAAGCAAGCCCACACATCTCATTAGTTTCTATGAGTATTAGAGTctaatgtaattgtatttgtaataGGCTACATTTGAacgtattaaataattaaaacgttTACCACTGGTAGGTAGCCGTAAAATTAATAGTCttactctttattattaaatgaacaatGTTGTATTGTAGTTATGCAGTATGAGTATTAAGCATTTAATATTgtagttgttttgcattttttgtttttgctaagcaGGCTTTAGTCCTGTGACTGTCGTATGACACTGTATCATTGACTGTCAATAGTTAGTGTTGTTATGATATGACtacaaagaatgatttattttataaagtcgaCTTAGGATCAAAGAAGTTTACACTTTATGCCTGTGGCTATGCTATTATAATTTGGGTTGACAAATCAGGCCGCATCAGGGGTCCGCGAATGTTGTATGGCTTGTAAAGGGGTCCCAGggctgaaaaagtttgagaaccactgacttagCTGATACACTCTTTACTCCTGCTCAGGTATTCTCCAAATCCTTGAAATAAACCTGAGAAAAATTCCAGTATAATTAGATAGCTATAGAAATGTATTTCCTGTGTTAATGTGAGCTGCTGAATGCTTTAGACTTGAAGGCACTAAATGAAGATTTAATATCAGGGCAAGAAATCTTAGTCCTGGGGATGGTTGCAGTGACTACAACTTTCTCAtttgtttaaaacttttaagtaattttaatataaaacgtTGACATGAATGTGGAGACACTGGAGCTTGACTGGATCATCCTGATAttgctttcaaaaatgaattaatcaacaaaaatgttacaaaagggTTAAACCTATGGGCTTCATATTTTCACCGCTCATATTCTGATTTTTGTTCTGAGCCTGTTCTCTCCTGTCCCCCAATAGCAGAAGTATCTGTTTAATACCAGAGTGTCATCTTTTGTTGCTGACTTAATCACTGGGATGACTTTACCAGAGGCGTTTATACACTGAGCAAGTTTTGAATaggttgaattttggaggtcaaaaaccagaaaaaataGCACTGAtgatttcagaaatgttttaaagGCAAAGAACATTCGAGAATGCCTTGTTGGTCGAATTTCATGACAACAGAAGAATATTACATAACTGAGGTATTAATATACTATTTGTAAAAAATATcactaaatatctatctatctatctaaagaattgTGAGGTCTTTTTCTCTGGAAACCTTGGAAATTTTTACTGTGCAATTCCTTCTTTTAAACACAAAActttaaactgaattgaataagGGGCGTATAGATATAAACAATGGGAAAACACTGACTTTTTGACTGACTGATGTACATATCATCACAGACTATACAAAAAACAGTACATATGAACTTTCtaatattattgttaaataattctttcatttttagtttgGATTTGTTGTGTGTGTGGATATAAGCCAAAGCTGACACTTGCCTTACAGAATAGGATAAGACCCCTTGCATCATTAAAATCCAAAAAAGGGcattcagtaaatgaatggattgatgtCACATTACTTACTGTATTCTCATTTGTAGTTTATTCATGTATCTGTTTGTTTCATGCAACCCcagtagatttaatttaacaaaatgaagTCAATTTAAGCTCGAACTAAGTGCATAATTTGGTAACTCTTTCTAGGTATATCATAAATGTCAACAGATTtttcacatacacatacagtatgtcttgcagtaagaagaccatgATTCACTTCCTGGGCCCTccttgtgtggattttgcatgttatccctgtgtctgtgtgggtttcctccatgtgctccggtttcatcctgctgtccaaagacatgctaagttgtccctagtgtgtgttttgtgtgtggccccatgtgatggactggtgcactgtgccgatttgtttctgctttgtggtCTACGCtaactgggataggttccagtaaCCCCCGcagccctggtctggattaagagggttagaaaatgtcATGAGATTACACAAACATCTAAATGTAGCCTCTTTGAAGTGGCATGGTCAGATATGTGGTTGAAACAatctttccattttctaaatatgttttttttttgacgaGACCACAAAAGGGATGGAGTCTACCTCAGCAGCATCACACAGCAAAAAAGAACTGACGTTGGATAGGGCCCATCACTCTGTTCAAACTAATTTGGTAGTGCCAATTACTTTAGTATGTATATGTTTTCTATATCAGAGGAAATTGGAGTACCAGaaaaagataaatagataaaatgttatttgtccccaaggggaaattaagcttaatacagaagctcaataaataaataatatttttatactatGTCGAACAAAATCCCCCACTTCTCAAATAAACATcagaatgaataaaagaaaagaaaaaattctgaattgtctaaaaataaaaagattaaaaatagctAAGCTTCATTCACACAGACCATGAACGGTCCAGGACTTATCCAAAAACCCCTGAAACTTTGAGACAGTTGCTCTAATAAAAATTACAAGATAAATACTGTTATGAAAACTActatgagaataaaaaaaaaacacacgctGCAGTTAAACAATAATTATAACACCTGGTTGATGCACCAATAAAAGAGCTGCTTGCTTCAAATGACAGTAATATTAGAGTGTCATACAGTATAAGCACACTATGTTTACCTTTGCAAGTATTAGCTTACTTGGGCTGATGTGaataaatttgaactttttaAGCAATTCACCTTAAGTAGTGTCAGTCATCAGTGTGCATTTACCACTACATTCCTGAGTTACATATATGTGATGACatgtggtaaaataaaaaaattatgacaATATAATACTTTTGACTGTAAAATGATTTATTGTGTGTTGAGACAAATGTCTTAGTCTGATGAATGCCAtagcaaaaatacattatttgttAATACCTAGTGAAACATGCAGTAGAAAATTTCCAAATGTGgattttttgtatttcaaaaatattatttgtttagaATTCTGTTTCTAATATAGTATATTGGAACCAGATTCAGGCAATAATAGTATGAGACAGCAGATaaggtgtttttcttttctgtatacaatattaccatatactgtacattgtcaaACAAACACTTAACTGCCCAGATAACAAGCCTCAACATTTAAATTGGTCCTAAGGCTTTTAGACAGTCTTGCATTAATATGCATTTTCAGACACGCAAGCCTGTGGAGTATCTTCAAGACTCTAGGAAGGTAAGAGTGGTGGCACCGGAGGGTAGGATGACATAGTTACTGACTTTTACTCCCTTTCAGTCCTTAGAATGGAGACAGAATTACTGGAGAATCTTTGAAGTCACTTCCATTAATGGCCCGGAAGTCCCATCTCTTCAGCTTCATTGGCTACTTAAGAAGACATCAACCATGAAGTCAGGGTTCATTGTCAAACCTGCAAATGTAGAGAATGGATCCCCttcaacaggtcaggtcaggtcaggttggggagtgtGCACTGATACAGTGTATTGCCACagccaccacacgacgaaacagctcaggatcccggttggcaaccccttaggcagacacacggttcagtcccaccctccggaaataaccatctatctgctgcagccagattttatgtgggcatccccttggcctggtccagccgctcggatcctcaacaatgaggatcctgcaaggcggatcaccctcagggattgtaccacatggccatagtaccgtaactgacgcttcctcacaatgcaggtaatgtgcctcatttgtgaCTGCATGTGCAATCActtatttgacacaaagtcaaaccagcggtacccagaGATTCACCAAAAATCTGCAGGACtgcaggagtccagtcttcgtctcaggtcactggatagcatccatatctcGCAGTcctatagcaaaacaggaagcaccagaactctaaagacttggaccttcatccttttgcagagatattgggagtgccacacacccctttccagtgacctaataatgtCCTATGCTTTccaaatctgtctactgacttcataggaagagtaacagagacgtgaatgtcactgccgaggtaagcaaacctctcgatgaggttgacattctttccacagacagacacactgctgaaggctgtgtccaagaggtcatttaaggcctggattttgttttttatccaggacacttgcaagcccaggcaCAGATCAGAGCCTGCACATAGTCCTTCAACAGAAGTAACTTAAGGAAAAGTGTGAAGACAGGTCctgatattttctttatttttgatttccatTTTCATTCCAGTTATTAAATGGAGCTATCATTTAATGACTCGTTTTGTACATACTGTTCAAATACTATGGAAGCACAAACAATGCTAAAGACTGTAATTGTAGGAGTGGCACTATTAATCATAAATTGTATTCTTTTAGGTGACTTTATGGCCGTGTAACCAACTCAAAATATAAAAGTACTAAATATTAGCATTTCATATATCGACTGCTTCACGATAATGACTTACCATAATAATGTTCTCAATGATAAAtgcaaagatcaaatacaaaaggaCATGATGACTATATTGCCAGGAGACAAATGGTATCTTATTCAGATTCCATTTTGCGAAAGACTCCATTCCTGAACCAGCAAAACAGTGCAAGAATTTTACTGAAGCCCAATGACAATGACTAAAGATTAAAGACCAGAGAAGAAGCTGTCACAGCAGCCAAATGAGCTAAAATCAGAATCACAACAGCTTCTAAAAACACGGCAAAAGTAAACCTGTTAGAAATAGATACTGTAATGAAAGTGCTATTACCAGAAACAATTTACCTGAATGATTTACAAATTACCATAAGTGCTCCAAAAAATTGCTATCTGTATTTACTGCAAATAACGAGACAGTTTCAGTgacaaaagaaaaagttacaagggAGAACAGAAGTCTATCAAAGAGAGAATGGGAGTTACACTAAACTTAAAACAATTCTAGCACACTATGCTCAGAAATTTTTATATTCTATGTCTCTCCAGGGAGTTCTAttcaaatgttatgttattttactcAGCGTCATTCATGCAGAATATCCTAAAAAGCATCACAGTTGTGGTGCAATACAGCATGCAGAGATACTTAGTAATACAGCAGGATGAAATTAAAGTTTAACAATTGAGTTACTAACCAATATAATATCTAGTCTGGGTTTTGATCTGTTTGATCTTATACACAGTTACCCTAACGTATAGAATTAAGTTAGactggattcagaaaatggacggatgCATTTTACACTTCACTGTTTACAAGTTACAAGATCAATTGCCTGTCTATGAACTTTTGATTTCATCAAGGACACTGATCAACCCTCTCCTCATGCCAAAGATCTTCCATGCCATATATCCCTGCTTTTTTGTATGTGGCAACTGAATTAAGTTAATTAAGCAGTTTTGATACGGCTTCTATTGATTTAAACTGAATTGTAGTGAACTTTATTGAGTTTATGGAGATATATTATAGTGGACAGTAAAAGCGTAGGTATAAAAGTTGTGGAAGAAGCAAGCTTCACTCTCTGTTTAGTAGCTTAAGCCTGAAAGCACTCTTTGGATACACATGCTAATTTTGAGAGGAGAAGCACGGCAACACAGCTCTGTGGATGCAGTCTCAGCATATTCTTCTATCCCAGCAGAGCAATGAGCAATGCAGGTAATGACAACTGATGATAAATGGTAACTATGATTGACACTTTTCACCTAATATGtgaaacatatcaaaataaaCACTGGCATATTTACAGCAACTTTAGCTAGATATTTTATCATGCCATTTTCAGAAACCAGTCTATTTTGTTTGGTGCCACCCAAGGCTGAGAATATCATTAGACaatttttaatttggaaaaagaGCTTACCAGCAGTGTATTAGTCCAATGATTCCCAAAcccggtcctggggacccactgaggttgcaggtttttgttccaagcagcttctgtttttaattggactcctgggctaattaagtgaacttaTTTCCAAGATTCTgggttttgggaacaatatagaaattagaaatctaagtttggttaaaaaaaaattattacaatgtactaagcagttatatgggaaaaatgtatttttctttatttttaacattttcatcttgattttcattctacttttccaggtgttctaattgttttattaatccacTAGGGATTTTGCTCCCTAcctgcttcgcttgccaaccccataGCCTGCGCCATGCGCCAGCCAGTTCGCATCTCTAAcgttcgcgtatgtggatttcactttcaccaaacaacaaatcttttaatccttgcagatacacctcttcattgggaagaaacactactttgccctgatggcaacatgaattagacaatctacaagtctccgacttaaagccgaacaatatattcaatctcttttcactgttccgttatttcactgagtaataatttccgtttgtttgcgctaatgcaatctttatgatcatttttttgagactttcaaattttagtactttcattgtctctaacctgctctgcatgtgtatcgcaccaacgttctGAAAACACTTGTTTGTCTGTGGAGATCTCCAGCCCCTATCCAAAGTCTTAGTCTGTCTCTTTGTCACAGATCTATACATTGTGCCATAAGGTGTCCTTGTACAGTTTACATATAAGGTAATAGTAAATCAGGCTCACATCCACCCTAAGACCCAAGCAGTTAACAGCTGAATCTAACTTGGGACATTTCTGTGTCAACCTTAATTTTAAAACTCTTTCTCTAAAATATTTCTCAGCATGTGCATACAATGCCAAACAAAAGTCTACCTGTCAACAAGCTACAACCTGTTTCATTCAAGTTTAAATAGCACAATTTGTCATCACTAGAAggattaaatacaatacaatacaatacaatttatttttgtatagtccaaaatcacacaagaagtgccgcaatgggctttaacaggccctgcctcttgacagtccccctgCCTTGACACTCTAAGAGGAAAAACAAGGAAAAgacaagacaaggaaaaactcccaaaaaaacccttgtagggaaaaaatggaagaaaccttgggaaaggcagttcaaaaagagaccctttCCAAGTtggttgggcgtacagtgggtgtcaaaaagaagggggtcaatacaatacaatacaatacacagaacagaacaaatcctaaatacagtataaaaaataaaaaatgtacaagtatggagcagaatttaacagtagatgatatcccataatatgatttcgatttgtttagagtcctgaagacctcagccatcaagctgcctcccccatttggccattccacagttgagtcagcaccaggccaaccactctgatgaaaggacccatctactgCATGATtgctgcgatcctccatcagggatgactttaccttaggcaggcaaaacaacttggtaggtgggccgtggcaccaagtgccacatttcagtattgagaagagaaacagaataggtgagagttagtaacaaattagaactatcatgttacttatgttttagtgctaatgactaaaagcaaagatgcagtctgtacagttaatcagcagctctagtcaggatatgctaaacagaagtagtgagtcttcagccgggatttaaaagctgagaccgaaggggcatctcttatagtatagaccattccacagtttaggggccctgtaactaaaaactcgacctcctactgttattttattaattcttggaattattagcagaccggcatcttgagatcttaatgtgcgctctggtttgtaagtcatgataacttcagacaagtaagccggaccttggccatttaatgctttatatgttaaaaggaggattttgaaatctgccctaaacttaaccgggagccagtgtaaggatttaagaactggagtgatgtgtttgtactttcttgttcttgtaataattcttgcagcagcattttggattaactgtaggctgtataaagaacagtttgaacatccagtgaacacagcattgcagcagtcaatcctaccagaaataaatgcatgaattaatttctcacaatcctgcttatttagaaaacaccttaatttcccaacatttttaagatggaagaaacatgatttggacaactttgtaatgtgcgctttaaatgacatgctagagtcaaagataactcctagattgcgggctgattcagtaaaattaatggtgattccaacagagctaaatgatgacaaaatattgttgtgatcagcgtcattcccccCAACAATTAACACctctgttttatccatccatccatcctcttccgcttatctgaggttggatcgcgggggtagcagcttgagcagagatacccagacttccctctccccggccacttcttctagctcttccgggagaatcccaaggcgttcccaggccagccgggagacatagcccctccagcgtgtcctgggtcttccccggggcttcctcccggttggacatgcccggaatacctcaccagggaggcgtccaggaagcatcctgatcagatgcccgagccatctcatctgacacctctcgatgcggaggagcagtgactctactctgagcccctcccggatgactgagcttctcaccctatctttaagggtgagcccagacaccctgcgaagaaaactcatttcagccgcttgtattcgtgatctcgttctttcggtcactacccatagctcatgaccataggtgagggtaggaacatagatcgactggtaaattgagagctttgccttacggctcagctcctttttcacctcgacagactgatgcagagcccgcatcactgcagacgccgcaccgatccacctgtcgatctcacgctccat from Erpetoichthys calabaricus chromosome 5, fErpCal1.3, whole genome shotgun sequence includes the following:
- the LOC114652736 gene encoding SCAN domain-containing protein 3-like: MDKYLKRKRISEEEHGGNGNSGDELKHDVERESAPRKAKLRKYDPEYLQFGFIPYKDNSDQPQCVICLNVLSNESLKPAKLKRHLVTKHNELKDKPVDFFQRQAEVYANQQKIISTATTVNEKALKASYIMAMRIAKRKKAHTVAESLIMPAALEICEIMLGKESSRKLLSIPVSNDTIRRRICDMSNDIQLQLVERLQSSTFAIQLDESTDIAGQAQLLVYVRYCFDNDVVEDFLFCKPVPLRTTGEDIFAMLNDFFIANKLEWSSCIGICTDGAAAMTGHKSGVVARVRTVSLNIISTHCMIHREALASKNLNDSFGKVLNTCIKLVNWIKCRPLNERLFAALCEESGSDHRHLLLHTEVRWLSRGKVLQRVFELRSELASFLMDKNSELVKFVSDNVWLAKLAYLADIFCQLNALNTSLQGRDSIVLITTDKITAFKKKLRIWKTRVQNKSCDMYIPTDNIADYDWIRNPFSCQLTDLTGKEEEQLAELSSDRSLKLKFQEQTLTAFWCNVRNEYTLLAERALTVLVPFATTYQCEASFSALAVIKSKFRSRLQVEDDIRVCLSKISPRIDLLCRQKQAHTSH